The genome window TCACTTTCGCGGTGACACTGCATGCAACTTCTATCCATGCTCTCTAAAGGCGAACCGACATTGTGATCAGAGAACTTTACAGAGCCTTCTTGTGTATAAGGCATGTGACAGTCGGCACAAGACACCCCTTTTTGCCCGTGGATGCCCGTCTGAAAAATTTCATAGCCAGGATGCTGTGCCTTCAACATGGGAGTCCTTGATATTTTATGCGTCCAGTCCTTGAAGTTACGATCATTGTAGTATTTCTCCATCCGTTCTGCAGTGAGGCCTTCAGACCATGGAAATGTAACCACTTTCGCGGTTTGAGTTTCACCCTCATCATTCGTCCATTCAGTAGGCTTGAAGTAATACTCTGAGTGACATTGAGCACACACCAATGAGCGTTTCACCTGGTGACTGGACTCTGCGAAGGTAGGCAACCCAGCGGACTCAAGCCCTCTGTCAAGATAAGGTCGGTTGATCTCAAGTTGTCCATCCTGGCTACTGTGACAATCCGCACAACCAATGGAGTTCGAAACCTCGTCTCCATATTTCGCCCACTTACCGGTGAAATATTCATTCTCACCTTCTTCGTCGATAAGACGCGGAACGTCCGGAGACTTACACGTCCAGCATGCCGTAGGCATCGGGCCCGTTTTCTCATCTTCGGGTGCCCCGGTGCGCAAGGTATTTATATTATCCTGCACCGCGTAGTAATGGCCTCTGGGAGCGTTGTAGTCCTTAGCAAAACCATAGCCCGCCCAAAGGATCGGCAACTGGGGCTTCATCGCCAACATATCAACGATGCCTTTGCTGTGCTTTGTCTGCTTCCAAGAGCTATATTGCCTCGGGTAGTATCTCGCCCATTCACTACTGTTCGACTCAATCGTGTCAGAAATGTAAGGTGCTGTCGCAATCTCCTTACGCTCCTGCTCTCTTTTGGTCACACTACTGGCGAGCAGCATGGCTCCAACGATCGCAATCACTGAGGAGATTAATAAAATTTTATATATTTTCATAACGGGGTTCCTACTATTTGACTTCTTTAACGCCTAAATTATCAGATGTGGTGGTTAGTCCACGCACCTTACCGTGAGGCACACTTGTGTGGCAGTCCCAGCACCTTCGCTCAGAGGCTGCAGTGCTGTGTTCAATGATGTGGTTGGTCTCACTGTTTGAGATCAGCGTGCTAACGAGGTTACTGTGACAAGAGATACAGTTCTTCTGCACGCGGACAGCTGCGTGGTCACTGATCTGTATGGCATTATCATACGTATCCAAGGTAAACGCCACAGAGTGATTCCAGCCGTCATGCGCCTTGGCTATGTATTTATCCACAAAACTGTCAGTGGGCAAATGACACTCCACACAAGTAACCATATTATGGGAACTATGCTGCCACGTCGCATACTGCGTATTCATGACGTGGCAATTAATACATGCCTTAGGATCTTTAGAAAGATAAGAAAGCGCTTTCGATTCTTTGGTGACATACCCCGCCATGATTAACGCGATCATGAAGCAAGAGAGTGCAGCAATCTTTAAAATAGTTGGTTTGTCCACGATAGTTAGGATCGTTTAGTGCGTTATCAGAAATACGGGGTTAATATTAGATTACTGAAAGACCTTTAGGCCGAGCTTACAATCAAATTCAATACTTATTCTTCTTTAATTCCTCATAACACCTGCCACCCTACACCTTTTGACCATAAGACAAGTCAACAAAGCCTGCCAAACATGTCACCATATTGATGAGAGAGAACGTAGCCGAGTTCCTTTAGGCGCTCGGCCGAATCGACAGTTACCACCCTCCCTGCAAGCGGATGGCTACCTAAAAGAAGCCAACGACCTTTGCCATTGAGCATCAACTAATCCACCGGATCATTGCTCTTACGAATAATCGCGGTCGGCTGATATAAATCACGGTTACTTGCTTGAAACTCAGCTTTAAGCCGCACGTTAAAATCAATTAAATCCACCATCTTCCAATGCTTCAACTGCCACTGGCCATCCACTTTGCCGCCATGCGCAACCCCAACAATCAGATGACTCGCATCGTCTAATATTTTATTGGTCGCTTTCTTCGGTTCGAAATAAAAAGTGCGAAAACTACTTTGCTCACTACCAAGTTTATAAATCTTAGGATCAATATAAAAGACGCGTCCACTCTCCCGATGCAGTAGACGCAAATCCGGATAGCCAGAGCGCTGACGTCCGCCGGAAGCATTGACTGGAATCTCACAGAGCAGTTCCTCCTTAGCATTGAGCAATTTCAAAAGACTGTCTTCCACATAGCGACTGATCTCATTCACCCGCCCCACTTTGTGTATTGGGTGCGATGCTACATTCAGCTCTGCCATACAGTCATTTAATGCAGTTGCTAACGCATCCGCCATCCAAGCATCCACAGGATCCCTCGAGTCTACTGGCAACACCTGGCAGCCAGAGACTGCTGAAACTACGTCCGAAAACGGCACATCGTCCAAGCGTCCTTCATCTTCAAGTAGCCAAGTAATCAGCGGTTTCACTTCGTTGGCGGCGACTTCGACCTCTGCCTCGACACTTGCCGTAAAAGCAGACAAACACCCTGCAAAGCAGAGTGCAAACGACCCTCGGTGTTTCCTATTTAACATGACCACACGATAAAAATCGTCGCATCCACGTCCAGCCTGATTCATTGACTGTGAGCGATACCATTCGTATGTAACCAAACATTCGAAATCTCCCCGCTAGAAATCCACTTTGACCACACATTCCACTTTACATATCATCATATCATTATATGTTGATTCGTTTAAATGAAATCACTTTCCATCAAACAACGTCTCGAAATCAACGATCCGCTCTTTTCTGTCGAATTCTTTCCGCCGAAATCGGATGATGCTGCACAGCAACTACTCAGCACAGCGGAGCGCCTGCAGACATATAACCCAGACTTCGTCTCGATCACCTACGGAGCCGGCGGCAGCACACGCAGTCGCACCCTCAACTACGCGCGTAAACTGCACGAAGACTACGGCTACGCCGTCATGCCCCACCTCACTTGCGTCGGGCACTCGCGCGATGAATTAAAGCAAACCATTGCCGAATTCAAAGCCGCAGGCCTCAAGCAAATCATGGCGCTGCGCGGCGATCCGCCAAAGGGAGAAACAGACTTCACACCGCACCCAGACGGCCTCAGTTATGCGAACGAACTCGTGCAGCTCATCCGCGAAGTCTACCCAGAGTGCGACCTCGGCGTAGCAGGCTACCCCGAGAAGCACCCCGAAGCACCGTCTCCAGAACTCGACCTCCTCAACTTAAAGCGCAAAGTCGACGCAGGCGCGACCTTCATCACCACGCAGCTATTCTTCGATAACGAAGCCTACTTCACTTTTGTTGAAAACTGCCGCCGCGCAGGTATCACTGTTCCGATCATGCCCGGCCTCATGTCGGTCGCATCGCACAAGCAAGCATTACGCTTCTGCGATATGTGTGGCACCTCGATCCCCGCCGCACTCAACGAGCAACTCATCGCCGCAGGCGACGACAAGGCCGCAGTCGAGGCAGTCGGCATCGAATGGAGCTATCAACAGGCTCGCGAACTACTAGAGAAAGGTGCCCCGGGTATCCACCTCTACATTCTCAACCGTGCTGGACCTGCGATTACTTTGATGGAAAAGCTACAAAGCGCGGGCTTTTACCGCTAGGTGATTGCTGGATCGTCGCAGGCGTCTAGCTTCAACGATTCGACCTTGTCCCTTCAGCTGCCCAAAGAGCACCCGGCTTCAGTCTCCCCATCGGGGCAAACCGCAGACGGTTCACCATCTTCGCGCGACTCGCGCTTCGTCAAACCTTCCCTCACCATGGCTAAACCAACCGACATACAACTCATCGGCAGTGAACTCTGCATCATCTGGCAAGACGGCAGCGAAAGCTTCTTTCCCAGTGAATTCCTTCGCCAACACTCCCCGAGTGCTCAAAACATCGGCGAAAAAGACATCTTCGGCAATCAATACGGCGGCGATGGTCCTAAGGCGTTCCCCGGCGTGACCATTGAGGGCTGGGACTTTAAAGGGAACTACGGCGTCAGCCCATGGTTCAGCGACGGGCACAAGAGCGGTATCTTCAGTTGGGACTACTTAAAGATGCTCGAAGCCAAACTCCAACAGAGCTAGGTAAATCGGTGACACCCTCAAATTAAGGATCGAACCTTGATACGCATTCGTGGTTAAGTCTTCCACATGGCGAAAAGCAGTAAAGGTAGATTAATCGGCACACTCATGGCGCTGGCCGCATTGGTCACGGCTGGCATTTTGGGTATGACGTTCTACCACTCGACTGCGAGCATCCACGAACTGCTCACAGAAAACCACGAGCTGAATAAAGCAGTCCGCAACCTCACTCAAGAGGACAATATCGGCTATGCAACCCTACAGTCGCAGTCCAAAAATGAACTAGGCGAGCTCCAGAGTGTCGTGCGCTTTGTGCAAACCGCGGCTGGTGATCCAAAAACGGTCGTCTCCGAGCAGCTCTTCACCATCACAGGCGACATCGTCCACTTCGATGCATTAATCGTTAAATTCACCAACGAATATGTAAAGGACGGCTCTGAGCGCGCCCTCTATTTATGGCGCCGCATTTACGGTGAAACCACTACACCAGCCGACGGCGAGGCAATCGAGATGGCTGGCAGCGCCCCCGAGCGCTACTACTCGATCACCGAGTCACTGAAGCTCAACAACCGAGACATCTTCTGGGAAGCTATATGGGATCTAGCCAACGACACCACCCGCCTCAGTGATTACGGTGTGCAAGCCGTCTTTGGCAATGCGGTCTACACACGCGTGGAACCTGGCAAAGTTTACCTATTTAAAATCAGCGCGACTGGGCAGATCTACCCCGAGACAGTTAATACGTATTGATGCCAATCTGTGACTTAAACTGCTAATCTATTATCAGTCTAAAGCGCTGCCTATGGTTGGAGATCGACCTCAGAAGTGCCGCGGCATCGATATCAAGCCTACAAAATTGAGATCACGTTGAAATCGTCACAATTTTATATTTGTGCTCTCCAGAAAACCGTTCGATATAAATTCAATGATACTAGAATCAGGTGAAACCATATTTGTTGCCAGTCGTCGCAATTTCGAAAGCGATCAGCGGCGCCACTTCGTCGGCACAGTCGAACGATGCACAGAGACAACCGTCCGCGCAATCGGCTATGTTTTCATGATGAACCTCAACAAACGATTTGAAAAGAAACCCGAAAAGCGGACGCAAATCTTCTCACTCATCGATTCCCGTATCATCATCAACGTGCTCCCATCAGGCGCGTCGCTCGACCACATCGAATACATTTCCCAGGCAAACCGCTTATACCTCTGCGATGGTCAAGATTTCATCTACGACATTAATGAGTTTAGAACAGGCTGAAGCGGTAAAGACTCACGCCAATCCCTGCGACGATGCCCTCCCCCTTTGCCTCCCAAATAATAGCAGCCAACCAGGCACATCTCATCGACGGCAACCACGACGCCATCGAAACGTTCTTCAGTCCTGACTATCTCGCACACGTCACAGGCAACGACGTGACTGGCGGGCATGACACCGTCCGGAAATATCTACAGCTATTGAACCTTAAAAGAGTAGTTAGACGGAGGTCTGCCGTAGATGGCGAAGCAAGTCAGGAGGAAGGAGTTAGAAGCTGAGCATCAGTGTTTTATGGCGTCTTAGACGCTCGCCAAATGGCTTCGCCCTTCGGTTGCACCCAAGGGCATAATAAGTGTCGCTGCGCTCGGTGGGCGACTATAGGAGAATCGACAAAGGCTTCATAATCAAAGACTAACTTCTGACTCCTAACTTCTAACTCCTGAATCTAGGTTGAACAGCACCTTCACTGACCTGCAGGTGGAGATTGAAATTTGAGTGGAAGGTGAAGACCGCATCGCATGGCAACGCACAGTGCGTGGGATACAGAACGCAGCCCTTTTAGGATTTCCAGCGACCAAGCGCCCCATCATTTGGCGCGACATGGTAACCAGCCGCTTTCAAGACGGCCTCTTCGCCGAAGATTGGGTAATCACCGATCTCGCTGAGCGCCTACTACTCGCAAGGAAGGCCAAGGCGTAAGCAATATACTCCAGCCGCGGGCATCCTGATACAAGCGGCAAGATGCCGCGTCTGCTCGACTAGAGCCACAAGCCCATCGGAACGTATGGGCGCTGGGGCTCGAACCCAGGACCGTCGGTTTAGAAAACCGATGCTCTATCCAACTGAGCTACGCCCACATATCATTCCGCTTGAGCGAGAATCGCACGAACAAAGCAGTTTTGCCCCAACACGCAATACGATTATTTACCTTAAAGTCATACTGCTCTAGTAGCGCGGTTGAAGCCATTTACCTGAGAGCATGCGATGTTCCAAGGTTGGTTGCGGCAGATACGACACGAAATTTTCAAGTATTCAACACTGGCTCACCGATTCATCACTGCGACACAACCTTGTAACCCGCTTTTGTAACCTAATTCGAAAATGTGCGCTGAATTAAAGGTGGCTCAACGATTTTTCAGAGAGCCTCCAAATACGCTCCACAGAAAACAATCAGTGCTTCTGGTGGGTGACTTCAGTCCAGTCGAGGCCGCCTTTGAATTTGACCACGCCTTTTGCCAAAGCAAAACGCACAAGGCTCGCCTCGTCACTGAGATTCAGTTTTTTCATCGCATTATGCTTATGGCGACGCACGGTGAATTCACTGATATCCAAAGCCGCTCCAGCACTCGCATTGCTGTGTCCTTGTGCGATCAAGCGAAGCACCTGAAACTCTCTATCTGACAATATTTTATAATATGCATCCGGATTCTCCCACATGCCCGTAATAATCTTCTGCGCGTGTTCTGAATAATAAACATCACCCACCGAGACGTTATTGAATGCAGCAAATAGCACCTCCAGCGACATTTCTTGCTTATCAACAAAGCCTAGGATTCCGCTGCGCGTGACTTCACGCAGGGTGTAGTCATCACACTCACTAGAAATCACTAAAATCCGGATATCAGGCTTCACCTCAAGCATACGCCGAGCGAGGCTTAAACCATCCAGCTTCGGCAGCATCAAATCTAGCACGACAAAATCAAAACTCTCTTTTTGAAAGAGAGCCCATGCGGCTTCCCCATCTCCTGCCTCTTTAACATCGTCGAACTCAAACTCACGATTCACAATACTCGCTAAAAGTTCGCGCACCAATGCTTCGTCCTCTACGATTAATGCCTTCATATGTTAAAAAATGGAATAGAGATAGCCACCGCGCGAGCCATTTGTCTTGTTATTTTGATAACACCCTCAGCAAAGATCTCATAAAAATGAATCCACCGAGAAAAGATACCACCATTCGTGGAGCCAGTGTGCTGATAGCAGACGACATGAACTTTCATCGTCATATTAACAAACAAGTGCTCAAACGCATGGGGGCAATCGTCCACGAGGCAACTGATGGCACGCATGCCTTAAAAATGCTGCAGAGCACCCATTACGACATCGTGATCATGGACATTCATATGCCTGTTTTAAGCGGGATAGAAGTCGTAAAATCAATACGAGCAACTGCGAACCACATACTGCCAAAGTTCATCGCACTCAGTGCACACGCCACCCCGAAAATGGAGGCAACCTGCCTAGAAATCGGCTTCGACCATTTCATTGAAAAACCCCTCAGCCCCAAAAAGCTAGAAAACCTGCTAGGCTACACCATTGAAGTCACGTCTACTGCACCCCTAACGATTGACAATAGCCTACTCAACTATCTAGCCGATAACGACCCCAATGCAATTGCGGCGCTAGAACTTCGCTGCCGCATGTCTTTTATACAGGAGATCGAACAATTAGAGCTTTTACTCCAAGGAACAGACCTATTGGCAATACACGCCTCGATTCATAAACTAAAGGGGCTCACAGGACTAAAAAAAGACAGAAAACTCTCAGATCTCTTAGGTTTGATCACCTCTAGCATTACAGTCACTCCCGCAAAGCATTGCCCCTCCTCACTTTGCCAGCAAATGAGGCAGCATATCGAACAAGCATAAGCTCCTAAGAATCAAACGATCATGATACAAAAAATCCCGAACTCGCTAGAATTCGGGATTAAAAGTGGGGTGGCTAACGGGATTCGAACCCGCGACCCTCGGCACCACAAGCCGATGCTCTAACCAACTGAGCTATAGCCACCATCTAGAGGAATGTGCGTGTCGCTCATCCCTAGAGAAGAGCCGATATGCTCTTCCAGATTGGCTTCTTGTCAATATTCCTTTGAAAGAATTTTATCTTTTTTTCAGTGACGCCCAAATCTCATTCGCGAAGGCTTCTAAAGCGACATTGAACCCAGTCACCATAGACTGTGGATCTCCCTGATTCCAAGTGCTTTCAGTAAAAGTAAACACGCCCGAACGTGACTCTCGTCCCTCTTGCTTTAGTTCCCAGCTAGCAGAGAGCAGGATACGGCCTTCTGCGGTTGCGATCAACTGATGAAAGCGCAGATGCAGCACATTGTCTTCGAAATTCGATTGTGGCCATGGGTAAAAGCCACTTTTCAGACCACCGCTGGCCACTTCGATATAGTGACTTAACGAACGCGCGACACCGAGGTCGATAGGTTCGGCCCAGCGTGCTTCCTCGACTTCAATGAGCTCACCATCCGCAGAACGAACCTTTAACCCATAGCCCTCCATATAAGCTGGAAAATAAGGGCGAGCGATATAGCCCCGCTCCACCTCTTGATCAGGCTGAACACTAGGCAGGTTGATCAGGCCTAAAGTATACTCCTTTCGAGTATCTTCACGTGGCTTCAAATTAACACACCCTACAATTGGGCAGACCAGAATCAGTAATGTAATGAGTCGTAGTAACATAGTCAGATCATTTAGAGGACTCTCGCCCTGTTATCAGTGCATTTGGATTACGCTCGATATACTCGACCAAGAAACGCATCGATTGAGCGGCACGCCCCAGTTCTCGAATGGCGCCCTCTAATTCAACTCGCATGGAAGAATCAGGCTCCAACAAAGCGCTACCGTCCGCGACAAGTTCGTCAAAGCCAGTCAGAGTCTGTTCAAACGCAGTCGTCCACTGCGTGATCGCCTCTGCCAAAGGTCCCTCCTCTAAATCATAGCTCTCGAGCGTCGACTCCACCTGAGCAAGGGCTGAACGCGTAGCAAGTAAAGTCTCCTCAAGCTCACCGGACTCCAACAACGCGTTCACACCATCCGCAGCCTTTACAAACGACTTGCTCATACCTGCAGTATCCAAGCCTTCGAGCGTCTGCGACAGCTCCACAAGCATGTGGTTTAGGTTCGCTTCTAAGCCTTCGTAATCAAATTCTGCCAGTGCCGAGATGACAGTGCCGAGTTCGTTACCGAGTTCATGCAACGATGAACCCAATGTCGGAATTTCAACCATACCGTAATCATTATCCCGGTGCTCAACAAATATGTTGCGCACATCACGCTGCATACTGAATTCGACAAACAGCTGCCCGGTAATCATGCTCTCAATGTTCAACTGGGCGACGAGACCGCGATCAATCATACCATGAATCGTCTTAGGCCCAAAGGTTTCGACTGAAGTGCCCAAATCGTTTGTGAGACGAGAACGATCAATTCTAATAATCACCGGGATCGACGTCGAATGCTCCGCCTGCCCCTCAACTCGAATCAAGATACGCTCAACTGCCCCCACAGGCACACCGCGATATTTCACAGATGAGCCGACACTCAGCCCATTCACTGACTGATCGAAAAACAGCACATAGCGTGTCGTCTGGCCAAACAACGAGAAGGAGCCAAAGAAGAGCACCAGCACCACCATTAAAGCGATGGATGCAGTGACAAATACTCCGATGATTTTTGGATTCGTTTTACGGCTCACGATGAAAACCTCTACATTTTTTATAATTTATCAACGACATAGCATTAATGTGCCGACTTACGTAATAGAAAGTCCTGAACATCCTGCGGAGTGTTCGGGTTCTTGATTAAGTCCTGCGGGTTACCGTCACAGATCGCGCGCTTGGTTTTTACATCCAGAAACAGAGCGCTATCAGCAATCGCAAAGATACTTGCCAATTCATGCGTCACAATAATTACCGTGGCACCTAAGGCATCTCGAAGCTGTAAAATCAAATCATCCAAGCGCCGAGAACTCAAGGGATCAAGGCCTGCAGAAGGTTCATCAAAAAACAAGATCTCAGGGTCTAAGGCGATTGCACGCGCCAAGCCTGCTCGCTTCTGCATACCACCACTCAGCTCAGATGGATAACGGTGCCCGAAGCCTGCTAAACCAACTAATGATAATTTAAACTCTACAACATCACGAATCTCAGCGGCACCGAGCGTCGTATATTCTTGTAGCGGCAACGCAACGTTCTGCGCCACCGTCATGGAGCTCCACAGCGCCCCCGCTTGAAACAAAACACCGAAACGACGCCGAATACGCTCGATCGATGCCGACTGTGGATCAAAGCGTTCGGCGCCGTAGTAAATGTCTCCTTTAGATGCCGACTCTAGGCCAATCAAATGCTTGAGTAGTGTGCTCTTACCACAACCACTCCCGCCCATCAGCACCTTAATCTCACCCGTGCGCACAGAAAAATTCAAGTCGTTCATCACGACATACTCACCATAAGCCATGGTCAGGTTCTTCACCGTAATCTTATCAGTTTGTTGATCCATCCTATATGCCTATGATTTGAAAAGCGACGGCGAAGATCGCATCTGCGATGACTAGCCACGTGATACCGGTCACCACAGCCGAGGTTGCGGCCAAACCAACAGCGCTCGCGTCCTTACCGCAGTGTAAACCACGATAGCACCCTGCGACCGCCACGATGATGCCAAAAACCACACTTTTAAAGATACCGACCCAAAAATCGTTCAAAGCGACCGCGTTCTGTATCTGATTCATATACTGAATCACAGTTACATCGGAAATGCCGACAGCGACGACCATACCGCCCAAAATCGAGACCACATCCGCACACACACACAGCAATGGCATCATCAAAATCAACGCAAATACCCGCGGCAACACCAAGAACTGCATTGGAGAAATGCCAAAGCAAGTCAACGCATCCACCTCTTCATTGACTCGCATACTACCAATCTGAGCGGCAAACGCTGCCCCCGTGCGACCAGCCATAATCACTCCAAGCATCACGGCCGCCAATTCTCGTGTCATCGCAATCCCCACCAAATCGGCAACATAGATATCTGCACCAAATTTTTGCAACTGCACCACACCGACAAAGGCCACGATCAAGCCCATCAAAAAGCTCAATAAGCTCACAATACCGAGCGCTTGCGACCCAGTGGCTTGGAGCAATGCGAGAAAATCACGTTTGCGCAGCTGCGAGCCACCACGAAGAAACGAAAAGATATCGAGACACAGTCTTCCAATAAAGTCGCAATAACGACCAAAACCAGCGAATGCCGCGAGCGTGCTTTCCCCTATATGCGCAAACCAGTTCGACTGCTCCTCTGCTGGCGTTGCCTTTGCCTCTGGCACAGCTAAAGACAAGTCGACCATTTGCTGCACACCGTCAGGTAAATCTGAAGCAATGAAGCGAAGCTTACGGTCAATTACCACATTATGACATTTACGCACAAATAATAACAGCGCGGTATCCCACTCTCCGATCTGAGCTCCCTCAAG of Lentimonas sp. CC4 contains these proteins:
- a CDS encoding DUF971 domain-containing protein, whose product is MAKPTDIQLIGSELCIIWQDGSESFFPSEFLRQHSPSAQNIGEKDIFGNQYGGDGPKAFPGVTIEGWDFKGNYGVSPWFSDGHKSGIFSWDYLKMLEAKLQQS
- a CDS encoding ABC transporter permease, encoding MNSEKKALLDMRAEGTTLVLLLSGDWLLRLDRPIFDSVEAALNESSISSLQLEGAQIGEWDTALLLFVRKCHNVVIDRKLRFIASDLPDGVQQMVDLSLAVPEAKATPAEEQSNWFAHIGESTLAAFAGFGRYCDFIGRLCLDIFSFLRGGSQLRKRDFLALLQATGSQALGIVSLLSFLMGLIVAFVGVVQLQKFGADIYVADLVGIAMTRELAAVMLGVIMAGRTGAAFAAQIGSMRVNEEVDALTCFGISPMQFLVLPRVFALILMMPLLCVCADVVSILGGMVVAVGISDVTVIQYMNQIQNAVALNDFWVGIFKSVVFGIIVAVAGCYRGLHCGKDASAVGLAATSAVVTGITWLVIADAIFAVAFQIIGI
- a CDS encoding MlaD family protein; amino-acid sequence: MSRKTNPKIIGVFVTASIALMVVLVLFFGSFSLFGQTTRYVLFFDQSVNGLSVGSSVKYRGVPVGAVERILIRVEGQAEHSTSIPVIIRIDRSRLTNDLGTSVETFGPKTIHGMIDRGLVAQLNIESMITGQLFVEFSMQRDVRNIFVEHRDNDYGMVEIPTLGSSLHELGNELGTVISALAEFDYEGLEANLNHMLVELSQTLEGLDTAGMSKSFVKAADGVNALLESGELEETLLATRSALAQVESTLESYDLEEGPLAEAITQWTTAFEQTLTGFDELVADGSALLEPDSSMRVELEGAIRELGRAAQSMRFLVEYIERNPNALITGRESSK
- a CDS encoding response regulator, with amino-acid sequence MNPPRKDTTIRGASVLIADDMNFHRHINKQVLKRMGAIVHEATDGTHALKMLQSTHYDIVIMDIHMPVLSGIEVVKSIRATANHILPKFIALSAHATPKMEATCLEIGFDHFIEKPLSPKKLENLLGYTIEVTSTAPLTIDNSLLNYLADNDPNAIAALELRCRMSFIQEIEQLELLLQGTDLLAIHASIHKLKGLTGLKKDRKLSDLLGLITSSITVTPAKHCPSSLCQQMRQHIEQA
- the nrfH gene encoding cytochrome c nitrite reductase small subunit, which encodes MDKPTILKIAALSCFMIALIMAGYVTKESKALSYLSKDPKACINCHVMNTQYATWQHSSHNMVTCVECHLPTDSFVDKYIAKAHDGWNHSVAFTLDTYDNAIQISDHAAVRVQKNCISCHSNLVSTLISNSETNHIIEHSTAASERRCWDCHTSVPHGKVRGLTTTSDNLGVKEVK
- the metF gene encoding methylenetetrahydrofolate reductase [NAD(P)H] encodes the protein MKSLSIKQRLEINDPLFSVEFFPPKSDDAAQQLLSTAERLQTYNPDFVSITYGAGGSTRSRTLNYARKLHEDYGYAVMPHLTCVGHSRDELKQTIAEFKAAGLKQIMALRGDPPKGETDFTPHPDGLSYANELVQLIREVYPECDLGVAGYPEKHPEAPSPELDLLNLKRKVDAGATFITTQLFFDNEAYFTFVENCRRAGITVPIMPGLMSVASHKQALRFCDMCGTSIPAALNEQLIAAGDDKAAVEAVGIEWSYQQARELLEKGAPGIHLYILNRAGPAITLMEKLQSAGFYR
- a CDS encoding ABC-type transport auxiliary lipoprotein family protein; translation: MLLRLITLLILVCPIVGCVNLKPREDTRKEYTLGLINLPSVQPDQEVERGYIARPYFPAYMEGYGLKVRSADGELIEVEEARWAEPIDLGVARSLSHYIEVASGGLKSGFYPWPQSNFEDNVLHLRFHQLIATAEGRILLSASWELKQEGRESRSGVFTFTESTWNQGDPQSMVTGFNVALEAFANEIWASLKKR
- the nrfA gene encoding ammonia-forming cytochrome c nitrite reductase, which codes for MKIYKILLISSVIAIVGAMLLASSVTKREQERKEIATAPYISDTIESNSSEWARYYPRQYSSWKQTKHSKGIVDMLAMKPQLPILWAGYGFAKDYNAPRGHYYAVQDNINTLRTGAPEDEKTGPMPTACWTCKSPDVPRLIDEEGENEYFTGKWAKYGDEVSNSIGCADCHSSQDGQLEINRPYLDRGLESAGLPTFAESSHQVKRSLVCAQCHSEYYFKPTEWTNDEGETQTAKVVTFPWSEGLTAERMEKYYNDRNFKDWTHKISRTPMLKAQHPGYEIFQTGIHGQKGVSCADCHMPYTQEGSVKFSDHNVGSPLESMDRSCMQCHRESEGKLRGIVAQKLGRKEFLMEIAMDNLAKAHLEAGKAWEVGATETEMKPILDDIRSSQWKWDYSIASHGSFFHAPEETLRLLASANETAQQARLKLVRVLAAHDAIDYSAPDFSTKEQAQEIAGVPLEDLVEAKLKFKATLEQEWIKQAIEAGHLDEEARKDVDLNSSYFSK
- a CDS encoding ATP-binding cassette domain-containing protein, with product MDQQTDKITVKNLTMAYGEYVVMNDLNFSVRTGEIKVLMGGSGCGKSTLLKHLIGLESASKGDIYYGAERFDPQSASIERIRRRFGVLFQAGALWSSMTVAQNVALPLQEYTTLGAAEIRDVVEFKLSLVGLAGFGHRYPSELSGGMQKRAGLARAIALDPEILFFDEPSAGLDPLSSRRLDDLILQLRDALGATVIIVTHELASIFAIADSALFLDVKTKRAICDGNPQDLIKNPNTPQDVQDFLLRKSAH
- a CDS encoding ester cyclase, which codes for MEGEDRIAWQRTVRGIQNAALLGFPATKRPIIWRDMVTSRFQDGLFAEDWVITDLAERLLLARKAKA
- a CDS encoding response regulator transcription factor, coding for MKALIVEDEALVRELLASIVNREFEFDDVKEAGDGEAAWALFQKESFDFVVLDLMLPKLDGLSLARRMLEVKPDIRILVISSECDDYTLREVTRSGILGFVDKQEMSLEVLFAAFNNVSVGDVYYSEHAQKIITGMWENPDAYYKILSDREFQVLRLIAQGHSNASAGAALDISEFTVRRHKHNAMKKLNLSDEASLVRFALAKGVVKFKGGLDWTEVTHQKH